In Antechinus flavipes isolate AdamAnt ecotype Samford, QLD, Australia chromosome 3, AdamAnt_v2, whole genome shotgun sequence, a genomic segment contains:
- the LOC127557992 gene encoding olfactory receptor 8D1-like has translation MDIGNHSTVTEFLLMGLTDQPELQIPLFLLFLQIYIVSMIGNLGLLLLIRISSQLHTPMYYFLSNLSFIDFCFSSVITPKMLVNFVSEKNIISYSGCLTQFFFFCTFCIADCFMLTAMAYDRYVAICSPLIYTTTMSQNTCFLLVVGVYIMGVFGAMTHTSALTKRSFCGNNVISHYFCDVPPLLKLSCSSTYINELLVMLLVVVNSLITTLPILISYAFILSSILRIHSSKGRSKAFSTCASHLASVAVLYGSIIFMYCQPASTSNITQQKVSSVIYTTVIPMLNPWIYSLRNKDVKNALRKTRKGWTLSWCKWHN, from the coding sequence ATGGATATAGGGAATCATTCCACAGTGACAGAATTTCTCCTTATGGGATTAACAGACCAGCCAGAACTCCAGATCCCCCTCTTCTTACTCTTCCTACAAATATACATTGTCTCCATGATAGGGAATTTGGGCTTACTTTTACTTATTAGGATAAGTTCTCAACTTCATACTCCCATGTACTATTTTCTCAGTAACTTGTCTTTTATTGACTTCTGTTTCTCCTCTGTCATTACCCCCAAAATGTTGGTGAACTTTGTATCAGAGAAGAACATCATCTCCTACTCAGGGTGCTTAACccagttctttttcttctgtacTTTTTGTATTGCTGATTGCTTCATGCTGACAGCTATGGCCTATGATCGTTATGTTGCCATCTGTAGCCCCCTGATCTATACCACAACCATGTCTCAGAATACTTGCTTCTTGCTAGTGGTAGGAGTATATATTATGGGGGTCTTTGGAGCCATGACTCATACAAGTGCTCTAACCAAACGGTCCTTCTGTGGAAACAATGTAATTAGTCATTATTTTTGTGATGTTCCTCCCCTTTTGAAGCTTTCCTGCTCTAGCACCTATATCAATGAGCTGTTGGTGATGCTTCTGGTTGTGGTTAACTCATTAATAACCACTCTACCCATCTTGATCTCTTATGCTTTTATCCTCTCCAGCATCCTTAGGATCCATTCTTCCAAAGGCAGGTCCAAAGCTTTCAGTACCTGTGCATCCCACTTGGCATCTGTGGCTGTCCTGTATGGTTCCATTATTTTTATGTACTGCCAGCCTGCTTCAACCAGCAACATCACTCAACAGAAAGTGTCCTCAGTGATCTACACCACAGTTATTCCCATGCTAAATCCTTGGATTTATAGTTTGAGGAACAAAGATGTGAAGAATGCATTGAGAAAAACCAGGAAGGGCTGGACACTCTCCTGGTGTAAGTGGCACAATTAA